The DNA window TGCGGTGCAGAATGGGCCCGCGCCAGATCATCGCCTGCTCGGGCGGCACCAGGAAGCCGATCGACATCACCGGCATGCCTTCGCACATGACCGGGTTCATCGTATTGTTTTCGGTGGGCTGCGGGGCTTCGGTCAGACCGAACAGGTGCGGGATGCTGGGGCCGTACATATCGGCGTCGAGCAGGCCAACGCGGGATCCGGCCCGCTTTAACCCCCAGGCCAGACTGGCCGCGACCGTGCTTTTGCCCACGCCGCCTTTGCCGGAACCGACAATCAACACCGTTTTGGCTTTCAAATTCAGATCGCCAATCTGCGTCGGCGGGCGATCGTGCTCGACCACGGTGATGACAGCTTCTGTCACCCCAGGAACCTGGCTCAGCAGACGCTCTTCCAGCTGCTGGCGGACATGCTCTTTAATGGCGGCCGAGTGCGAAGTCAGCGCCAGCTGCAGCGAAACACGCGATCCTTCGATCTGAACGTCGCGGGCCTGGTTCGTCTTGAGCAAACTGCGGCCCGATTCAGGATCTTGGAATTCGCCCAGTACCGCTTGTACGGCTTGAGGGTCGATGCGGCTTTCCGCCATCGCGGGTGCTCCCGAGGGATGAATTGCTGGGCGGCCAAATACAGGGCGCCAGGGGGTGGGCATGTCGACCGACTGCCGGCGACAAAACAAACCTTCAGCATAATGCGGGGGGAACTTTCATGCGACCCGCCTGCCCGACCTTCCGAACTCGAACCTGCGGCAAAGAACCTGCCCGGCAGCGGAAGCAGCCGCCTGCCCAGAGTAGAAGAGGCAACCTGCCTCGAAAAGCAAACCTCGAAAAGCGAAAAAGCTCCCCGGTCGACTCAAGCATACAAATCCCTTTGCCAGCGCCATGCCCAAATCCTTTGGGCGGCCTGCTCATGTCGACCGGGGAGCACCAGGTAGCACGACGACAATGTCGCCATCCCCACCCTCACCTGCACTCCATTATGCAAACTCGACGCAGATCACCCAGCGGGCAAATCCCCTATATTTGAAATAAATAAACCACTACCGCAGAAAAGCAGATTTACGCGGGAGGATCGCTCAGGTCCGCATTTTTTGGGGGTGATAGAGCGTTTCGACCGGAATCAGGGAGTTCAGACTGCCGGAACGGAAGCCCTCCAGGTCAAGCGTGACGAAGCGGAACCCGATCTGACGCAGCTGCTGCGTCAGGGCCTGGCGGGTCGTCTCTTCCGCCAGCAACGGCAGCGAGGCGGCCGGCGCTTCGATCCGGGCCATGTCGCCCTTGTGGTAACGCACGCGCAGTTCCACCAGGCCCAGTCCGCGCAACACCTGTTCGGCCGCGTCGACCATCGCCACCCGCTCGGGAGTGACCTCTTCCCCATAGGCAATGCGGCTGGCCAGACAGGGTGAGGCCGGCTTGTCCCAGACCGGCAACTCCCAGGCGGCAGCCAGCGCTCGGACATCGGCCTTGGTGAAACCGCACGCGGCAAGCGGGCTATGCACCTGATGCTCGGCGGCCGCCTGCATGCCGGGGCGATAGTCGCCCTGGTCGTCAACGTTGGCGCCATTGACCATCACCGCAGGGCCGATCGCCTGGCGAATCGCTTCCAGCTGGGTGTAGAGCTCGGTTTTGCAGTGGTAGCAACGGTCCGGCGCGTTCTGCACGTACTGGGGCGACTGGAATTCCTGGGTATCGACAACCTGATGGCGGATACCGATCTGCTCCGCCAGCTGCCGAGCGGCGTCTAACTCGCCCGAGGCCAGACTAGGGCTGTTGGCCGTAACGGCCAGCGCCTGGTCGCCCAGGGCCAGAGCGGCCGCTTTGGCGGCGACGGCGCTATCCACCCCGCCGGAGAACGCCACCACGCAGTTGTTTAGCGAGCGAAAGTAGCTGAGCAACGCTTCGCGTTTTTCTTCCAGGGTCGACATCCGGTGCTCGCAGCAGGCTCTCAAAGCGAACGCATTGTCGACCGGCCAGGTCTGCAGGCCAATGCGATCTCCACGAGAAAGAACAGGAAGGACGCATCAAAGACTCAAAGAACTCGAAGACTCAAAGAGCGATGCGTAATTCAGTACATTGAAACGCAGAAACGCTGCGTGCGACTCTTAGTAAATGGCAAATGAACCGCCGTAATGCCGTGGCGATGCGTGTTGTAGGAGCCCGCAGAAATAGGTGGGAGCCTGGGGCCCAGCTTGTGTGATCAGACCGTCGTGACCGAAGCCACGGAGGGAAAGCTATACACGTTGCCGGAACCAATGATTGCCAGCCCCCTTGCGGTCTCTTATCGGCTCCCCCAATATGCAACATCGACAACACGAACATGGCAGAAACATTTGCCGGGTTGGCCAAAGTTTGGCCGTTCGTATCGTATCACGGCGCCTGCAGGCAGACAAGAAGCGACACACGCCGCAGAACGCGGCGCGGGTTGCTTTTTGGTCGATTGTCTGCGGAAAAAACGGGACGACTTGCCCCAACTGGCAAGCCGCTCCAATTCCGCTTTCCGCCAGGCGGCGGTTAGCAGGCGATGGAAACATCGCCCGCTTGACGAGTTTCGATTAAGGCTCGTTGGGGTCGCGAATCTTCGGTTCCATGACCTTGGTGTTCCGCTCAATGGCGAGCACCGTGGTGCGTTGTTCGACGCCGTCGCCGCTGCTGGCGACAATCGGCAACACCTGGCGGCGGTCGGGCATACTCAAACGAACCGTAAACGTGCCGTCCGCTCGCAGCTTGACCGGCTCGTTCGCCAGCGTCACATAAGCGTCGGGCGAGGTCTGGCCGTAGATGATCATCTCGGCGTCGACTTCAAAATTGAAGTCACGGCCGCGACGTAACACGCCATCGGCTCCCACGCCGTATCGGGCCACGATCGGGGCGCCCATCGGACGACGCAGGCGTTCTTCAAACAGCTCCTGCAGGTCGCCGCTATCTTCTTCCAGGCCGCCGCTCATGGCGTAGACCTTTTCGTAGTTGCGGGCGACATCGGTCCAATTCTGATCGATCTCGCTGCTGCTGCCGGGCTGCGGGGTGGTTACCGCGTTGCTGCGTAACAGCTGAAAGAAACGGCCGGTGCCATCGAGATAACCGATGGCCGCACGAAAGGTGCGGGGCGGATTATAAACATCGACGTACCAGTTGTTCACGCCGCCGTGGATTTCGACATCGCGGACAACCCGCTCAGCCGTGCTGGTGGCGCCGTTATCCTCGACTTCGATCAACCGAATGACGGGCTGGGCCGTGTGCCAGTGCTCCGCCAGGGCGGCTTTGGCACGTTCGATCGACTGGCGGGTGAATTCCCAGTAAACATGCAGCCAGTACGAATCACGAACCATCATCACGACGCGGTCTTTCTCTACCGCCTTGGGGGCGGCGCCGTGCCGGTTACTGGGCGTCGACAAATCGCGAAGCAGTTCGCGGTCAGCCGACTTCTGGATCCGCCGCAGCGCGATTTTTCCATCGCTAATCGCGGCGTCCTTCTTGGAGGCCTTGCCGTTCGACGCCTTGCCATTGGCTGTTTTGGCTTTACTAGAGGCGGAAGTTTTCAGCGTCGTCTTGCGGGTCCGACTGGCAGCGGTCGTTTTGCTCGACCCGCTTTTGCGGGTCGCCGCACCACGGGAACCGCCGACAGCAGCCGCGCCGTTGCGGGTACTGGCGACAGCAGCAGCCCCATTGCGGGTACTGGCGGACCGCGAGGCGCTAGCGGAACGTGAGCGCGTCGCGGTGGCGGCAGTGGATTTGGTTCTTCGTTTCTCGGCACGGAGCAATGCGCGAACCAACTGTTCTTTACGCATCGAGTGCCAGCCGGGAACACCCTCTTCCTTGGCCATTTGGGCCAGATCTTTGGAGCGATAGCTTTTAAGGGTAGCAGCAGTTATCAACGGAAACCTCCGCACAGGTACAGGAGGAACAGGGTAGGTGGGGGTGCCGCAAACTCTCGACCCGCCGCAGCAGAGCCAAAAAATTCACGGATTACGGGGTGTAGCGTCCCTGCCCTGCGCCCACAATCTCCGACGACAATCCCTGCGTCGGGCATGCTAATCTCCGTGGGGCGGAATCAAAGGTGTCTAGCAAGTGAAAGGAAAGGAAAACGGAAGGAGAACGATCCCAAATGATCGAAACGACAAGCCAGCAAAAAGGATCCCTCCGAGAAGGCAAAGAAGAGTCGTCAAAACGATATCAAAAAGCAAGCTGCTGTGATAAGCCGAATTGAGCCCTACTTTCCCTTACGCCTCTCGGGCAACTCTTTGTTCAGTAAAATGACCCCGTCCTGGCCAAAGCCGGAACAAAACCAAAACCATTTCCTTCGGAAAATCGCCTGCCCGCGAACCAAAGGGAGGGGGATCTCAACAACCAACCCTACCGCCGGCGCCAGCGAAAAACCAACAAAAAACGGCTCCTCATCAGCAAATCCACTACCAATCCGAGGCAAGCGTCCCGACCTTTTGCCAGGAGCCCCGCTAGCACTGCATAGTGGAGGGATCGCAAGCATTATCTCGCCGCAAGGGAAGAAATGCCTGACTTCCAACATCAGCCAGTCTATTCGAATCCCAATCGAAACGCAACAAATGACCCCCCAAAGGTAGCGCTATCGGTGGGCGGGCGACGCGCCCCAGAAATACTGAGGCTCCATCGACGACACCCCAGCAGGAACGACTCTCCCCCGGCGCCTGCGGCCCAGGACCTTTTTAAGGGAAACTCGTAACTTACATTTTGGTCGGACTTTACGTCATTTCCAGACTTTGTGAAAAAAAACACGAATTCCCCCGCCCGTATGTTGACCCGCCAGTTAGGTTAGGATAAATTCTCCGGAAATAACGTTTGCGAGAAGGCTTGCAAAATCTCCCTGCGAGCAAGTCGGTGGCAAAACGAAGCAGTAAGCGAAGCACTCGCCAAAGGCCAGGAGACTCCCTGGCTCAAGGGATGGCTTGGACTTCGCGCATTACCACCATCTCCATGACGATGATTACCCCTGCATTAATTGGCTATGCGCTTGATCAGTGGCTGGGGTGGCTTCCCTGGCTAACGCTCCTGGGCGCAGTTTTCGGCATGACGGCCGGAATGCTGCAGCTACTGAAAATTGCCGCGTCGGCTCCCAATCAACGCAAGACACCCCGCAACCGCGATTCTTCGTAAGCAAGCTTGTGAACCGACTGCCAGAAAATGCGTTGCCCCACGGCGCCAATGCGCTGCCCAGCGACACAGATCGCCGCAATTCGCCGGCAAAGATGCAGATCGGGGCGGTGCTCGCGCGGATGGGACTGCTTTTTTTCGCTTTAGCAGTTGCCTTTCTGGGGGCGGCGCCTATAGGTTTCTGGCTCTTCGGCTGGGAGGGGGTTGCGGCGGCAGGTTTAGCGGTCGCGGTTTGCTCTTTTGCCGGTGCGGTGGCTGAGTTATCCCCCCTGTTTTTCTCCCAGGTTCTCACGCAAGTGCTATTTAGTATGCTGCTGCGGGTGAGCTTGCCGATGGGAGCCTGCCTGGCGCTAGTGGGACTGAAACATCCGCTTGTTGAGGCCGGCGCCATTTATCAATTGCTGGTCTTTTATCTGATAACGCTCATTGTGGAATCCTCCCTGGCTGTCGGACGCATGCGACGCCAGGAGTCGATAGGATCTTTGTAAATTCTATGGCCGACAATCACGATACTTCCACGCATGACGCCGTTGCCCATGATGTGCATGAACATGACACGCATGGTCATGATGCGGCCCATGGTCACGACGACCACGCACACGATCCGCTTGATCCGGGGCATTTGATCGGGCATGTGAAGGATGCGCCATATTTCGAGGCGCCTCGCATGTTCAGCAAGGGCACGGGCCACATCCAGATTCCGCAATTGCGGGATTGGGAAAATGAGGCTCCCTTGTTCACGCCGACCATCGGCTTTGCTCCCATTGACCAGCAGATCGAACCGCTTGACCTGAAGGTCACCAAGTTCATGCTGCTCGAGGTGATCGGCGCCTTGGTGATTTCCTGTGCGTTTATCTGGCTGGCGCAGCGGATGCGAAAAGGCGGCCCGCCCCGAGGTCGTTTATGGAACATGCTGGAATCTATCCTGCTGTTCCTGCGTGACGAAGTTGTCCGTCCTTCGATCGCCTCCCATGATGATCACGGGCATGAAGAACACGCCCACGATCATCCGCACATGCACCATGAAGACGACGTGGCCGCCTTCGATCGGGAAGCCATCCTGCAGACCGATGTCGACGCCCCGGCCAGTTACCAGGAACACGAAGCCGACAAGTATCTGCCGTTTTTGTGGACGCTGTTCTTCTTTGTGCTGGTCTGCAATCTGATGGGGATGTTCCCCTGGCTCGGTTCGCCGACGGGCGCCTTTGGGGTGACGGGAACGCTCGCGTTGATAACCTTTATTACGGTGATCGTGGCAGGCGTGATGAAGCTCGGCCCGGTCGGATACCTGGGCGCACAGGTGCCTACGATGGAACTGCCGCTGGTGCTGGCGGTGTTTCTCAAGCCGATGATCTTTGTGATCGAAATCGGCGGTCTGTTGATCAAGCACTTTGTACTGGGCGTGCGTTTACTGGCGAACATGTTCGCCGGGCACCTGGTGCTGGCGGTGCTGGTTTCCTTTATTGCAGTCGCGGCGCCTTACACCTTTATCTGGGGCGTGGCTCCGGCATCGGTGCTGGGGGCGTTTGCTTTGAGTCTTTTGGAACTTTTTGTCGCCTTTTTACAGGCGTACATTTTTACCTTTTTGGCGGCTCTCTTTATCGGCATGGCGGTGCACCCGCACTAGTATGTCGTACCATACCGGCGGTCTTTCGCTGAATCAGTTAAAAGGTCTTTCCGAGGAGAATTTTACAGTGGCTAAGTGGACAAAAATTTTGGTGTTGGTCTGTCTCGTTCTGTTCGTCTGCGCCGCTCCGGCAATGGCTCAAACAGGCGATGTTGCCGAAGCGAACCATGGCTTCAACATTTACCTGGGCACGGCGCTTGGCGCCGGTTTGATCATCATCGGCGCCGCGATGGGCATCGGTAAGATCGGCACCGCGGCGGTGGAGAGCATGGCTCGCCAGCCCGAAGTGGCCGGCAACATTCAAACGGCGATGATTATCGCGGCCGCCCTCATCGAAGGCGCCACGTTCTTTGCGTTGATTGTGCTCATCATCACCTGATCGGCTTATTGCTCTTTGGTCGCTCCATTTCCAGAGGGCGACGGAGGCTGGACCCATGATGCGTACAACCCTTTATAGTGCGATCGCGATGCTGCTGTTCGCCAACATGGGCATTCCCATGCTGGCGCCCGGCGTATCGTTGGCGTTCGCCGCCCAGGTCGAGGCCGATACGCCTGACCCGGCGGAGAAGCCCGCCGACGACGCGGCGACGCCCGCTGCAGATCCGTCTCACGACGCACCTGCTGCAGAAGCGCCCCACGAAGATGCGGCGGGTGAAGATGCTGCGGCGGCGGCTGCGGCCGCTAAAGAGGTCACTCAGAAGAGTCCCCTGGCGTTCGATCCCGACCTGGCGATTGTGACGCTGATCATCTTCTTGCTGTTAGTGGTGTTCCTGGGCAAGTTTGCCTGGGGTCCCATTATGACCGCTTTGGATCAACGTGAGAAATCGGTAGCGGATCAGCTGGACCAGGCGCGTCGCAGCGCCGACAAGGCTGATCAAACACTCAAAGAGTACCAGGCGAAACTGGCTGCCGCGCTGGAAGAAGCGAAGCAGATCGGGGCCAACGCTCGGAAGGACGCGGAAATTGTGCGTGAGAAGTTGCTGGCCGAAGCCCAGGAGGCGGCGGCCCGCGAACGTCAGCGCGCGATTGAAGATATTCGCCTGGCGAAAGAATCTGCGTTGCAAGAGCTTGCCCAGAAATCGGTGGATCAGGCCGTGGCTTTGGCCGGCGGTATAATTCGCCGGGAACTCAAGGCAGGCGACCACTCGCAGTTGATTCGCGAAGCGCTCGAACAGTTCCCCAGCAAAAATTAGTCGTACCTTCGACAGGCACTACGACAGGCAAAGGTTTCAGGCATGGCCGACAATTCGCAATCCAGCGAAGGTTTTCAATCGGGAGCAGAAGCAGTTGGCGCCGTGTACGCCAAGGCTCTGCTCGGCGCCGCCACGAACGCCGGCTGTCGCGGGGTTGTGCTCGAAGAGCTCGCCTCGCTGGTCGACGACGTGCTGGTTCCGCTGCCCCAGTTCGCGGCCACTTTGGCCTCGCCCTTGGTGCCGCACGAGACCAAAGTGCAGATGCTGGAGAAGTCTTTCGGCGGCAAAATGAATGCGACCCTGCTGACCTTTCTGAAGGTAGTGTCGCAGCATGGCCGCCTGGGATTTTTGAAAGCGATGCGACGGGAAGCCGTCCGGCTGGATAACGAAGAATGCGGCCGCGTCGAAGCCCAGGTGGTAACGGCCGAACCCATGACGCCGGAACTGCTTGATCAGGTTCGCACGCAACTGGCGGCCAAACTGGGTCGCGAGGTCGTGCTGAACGCCAAAGTAGATCCCCAGGTGCTGGGAGGCCTTGTCATCCGTGTCGGCGATACGGTGTATGATGGCAGTCTGGCCAACCAGCTCCAGCGCGTTCGCCGGGAAACGCTGGAGCAGGCCGCCCTGGAAATTCGCCAGAGCATCTCCCGTTTTGCCACGGAAGAGTCGACGGCCAGCTAGTTCCCGGCGACCTGGTGAACCGGGCCTGCTGCCCGCCAGCAGGTACAAGGCCACATCACGCCCGGCAATGGCCTGCTTGGCGTCCTTTTGGGCAACCGAGAATGGCAACGGCGTGCCAGACAACGTTCCTGACAAACAGGTCGACGCTAGCCCGGTCGACAGAGAAACATTATTCGGCAAAGCAGCCACGCCAGGCCGCCTTGCCTGCAGCAGCTCGCTGGAGCTGCTGGATCCCCATTGTGAAAAGGTCGTGAATCAATCAGGTCGCAGTTTCCAATCAGTTTCAACCGTATTGGTCGGCCCGTAACGGTGCTCGATTGCTGGCGACTTGCATAAGGTATTCCGTATGAAATTCAACGCGAGTGAGATCTCCTCGATCATTCAGCAAGAGATCGAGCAGTTTGAAACCCAGATCGACGTACGTGAGGTCGGCACAGTGCTGGAAGTGGGCGACGGTATCGCTCGCGTCTATGGCCTGTCGAACGTCATGGCGGGCGAAATGGTCGAGTTCCCCGGCGGTGTCATCGGCCTGGCGTTTAACCTGGAAGAGAACAGCGTCGGTATCATTATTCTCGGCGACTATCTCAAAATTGCCGAAGGCGACGAAGTGCGTTCGCTGGGCACGCTGCTGTCGGTGCCGGTAGGCGAAGCAGTCATCGGCCGCGTGCTCGATCCGCTGGGCAACCCGCTCGACGGTCGCGGACCGGTCAACACGACCGAAAGCCGCCCCGTCGAAGTGCTCGCTCCCGGCGTGTCGGAACGCCAGCCTGTGCACGAGCCGCTGCAGACCGGTCTCAAGGCGATCGACGCCATGACGCCCGTCGGTCGCGGCCAGCGCGAACTGATCATTGGCGACCGCAAAACGGGCAAAACGGCCGTTGCGATCGACGCCATCATCAACCAGCGCAACTCGGGCGTAAAATGCTTCTATGTGGCGATCGGCCAGAAAGCCAGCTCGATCGCCGGCACCATCGCCCAGCTGCGTGAACATGGGGCGATGGATTACACCACCGTCATCATCGCCGCCGCCGACGCTCCCGCCCCGCTGCAGTATGTGGCCCCCTATGCGGGCACGGCCATGGCCGAGTACTTCATGCACAAGGGCGAACACGCCCTGATCGTTTATGACGATCTTTCGAAACAGGCGGTCGCCTATCGCCAGCTGTCGCTGCTGATGCGGCGTCCTCCGGGTCGCGAAGCGTTCCCTGGCGACGTGTTCTATTGCCATAGCCGCCTGCTCGAACGTGCAGCCAAAATGAGCGCTGAACTCGGCGGCGGTTCGATTACCGCCCTGCCGATTATTGAAACGCTCGAAGGCGAAGTGTCCGCTTATATTCCGACCAACGTGATTTCGATCACCGACGGCCAGATCTACCTGCAGCCTGACTTGTTCTTCTCGGGTGTTCGCCCCGCTATGAACGCCGGTATTTCGGTTTCCCGCGTAGGCGGCGCCGCCCAGGTGAAAGCGATGAAGAACGTGGCCGGCGGCCTGCGACTGGACCTGGCGTCGTTCCGGGAACTGGAAGCGTTCGCCCAGCTGGGAACGGACCTGGACCCGGTTACCCAGGCGCGACTGGATCGCGGTTACCGCATGGTCGAGATTCTCAAACAGGCCCAGTATTCGCCGCTGAACGTGGTCGATCAGATCCTGATCATTTTCGCGGCCAACGAAGGCTACCTGGATAAAGTGCCCGTTACCGAAGTCCGGCAATGGGAGAAGGACTTCGTCGAGTTCATGCACGACCGCAAGGCCGACGTATGGAAGCTGCTTGACGAAACAAAGGACCAGGGCGATACGCTCAAGAAGGCCGATAACGCCACCACCAAAGCGGTGGTCGCCGCCCTCGACGAATTCGCTGGCAGCCGCAAACCGGCAGCCGCCGTTTAAGGCCATATCGTCCAGGCGAATGTGGCCCAGGGCAACTTCGCCCTGGGCTCCGCTTTCAAGCGACCGGGAGAAACCTTTTTTGCCGGTCGCCCGAAGAAGTCGGGTGAACCCATGTCGCACGACCCCAATTCCTACAAGCCGCCTGGTTACGATGGGGAAACCCCGCCGCATTACCAGTCGCCTGACCCGCACGGCGTGGGCTCGCCGCCGCCTTCGGGCACCCAGTTTCAACAATCCCTAGATCTCTCGCCCGATGATCGCCAGACCGCGATGCTGGCCCATATGC is part of the Lignipirellula cremea genome and encodes:
- a CDS encoding Mrp/NBP35 family ATP-binding protein, whose protein sequence is MAESRIDPQAVQAVLGEFQDPESGRSLLKTNQARDVQIEGSRVSLQLALTSHSAAIKEHVRQQLEERLLSQVPGVTEAVITVVEHDRPPTQIGDLNLKAKTVLIVGSGKGGVGKSTVAASLAWGLKRAGSRVGLLDADMYGPSIPHLFGLTEAPQPTENNTMNPVMCEGMPVMSIGFLVPPEQAMIWRGPILHRNLVGFLQSVEWGELDYLVIDMPPGTGDVALTLSQTLQRTGAVVVCTPQEVALLDAVKAVSMFNTVQIPVLGMVENMSGFLCPDCGKTYDIFGSGGARRKAEELKVPFLGEVPITMSIRENGDSGRTIHNFDDPQVASYFDKIVFQLVKVLYDKARNAPQMPTLPVL
- the larE gene encoding ATP-dependent sacrificial sulfur transferase LarE, with product MSTLEEKREALLSYFRSLNNCVVAFSGGVDSAVAAKAAALALGDQALAVTANSPSLASGELDAARQLAEQIGIRHQVVDTQEFQSPQYVQNAPDRCYHCKTELYTQLEAIRQAIGPAVMVNGANVDDQGDYRPGMQAAAEHQVHSPLAACGFTKADVRALAAAWELPVWDKPASPCLASRIAYGEEVTPERVAMVDAAEQVLRGLGLVELRVRYHKGDMARIEAPAASLPLLAEETTRQALTQQLRQIGFRFVTLDLEGFRSGSLNSLIPVETLYHPQKMRT
- a CDS encoding DUF4912 domain-containing protein, translated to MITAATLKSYRSKDLAQMAKEEGVPGWHSMRKEQLVRALLRAEKRRTKSTAATATRSRSASASRSASTRNGAAAVASTRNGAAAVGGSRGAATRKSGSSKTTAASRTRKTTLKTSASSKAKTANGKASNGKASKKDAAISDGKIALRRIQKSADRELLRDLSTPSNRHGAAPKAVEKDRVVMMVRDSYWLHVYWEFTRQSIERAKAALAEHWHTAQPVIRLIEVEDNGATSTAERVVRDVEIHGGVNNWYVDVYNPPRTFRAAIGYLDGTGRFFQLLRSNAVTTPQPGSSSEIDQNWTDVARNYEKVYAMSGGLEEDSGDLQELFEERLRRPMGAPIVARYGVGADGVLRRGRDFNFEVDAEMIIYGQTSPDAYVTLANEPVKLRADGTFTVRLSMPDRRQVLPIVASSGDGVEQRTTVLAIERNTKVMEPKIRDPNEP
- a CDS encoding AtpZ/AtpI family protein yields the protein MAWTSRITTISMTMITPALIGYALDQWLGWLPWLTLLGAVFGMTAGMLQLLKIAASAPNQRKTPRNRDSS
- the atpB gene encoding F0F1 ATP synthase subunit A — its product is MADNHDTSTHDAVAHDVHEHDTHGHDAAHGHDDHAHDPLDPGHLIGHVKDAPYFEAPRMFSKGTGHIQIPQLRDWENEAPLFTPTIGFAPIDQQIEPLDLKVTKFMLLEVIGALVISCAFIWLAQRMRKGGPPRGRLWNMLESILLFLRDEVVRPSIASHDDHGHEEHAHDHPHMHHEDDVAAFDREAILQTDVDAPASYQEHEADKYLPFLWTLFFFVLVCNLMGMFPWLGSPTGAFGVTGTLALITFITVIVAGVMKLGPVGYLGAQVPTMELPLVLAVFLKPMIFVIEIGGLLIKHFVLGVRLLANMFAGHLVLAVLVSFIAVAAPYTFIWGVAPASVLGAFALSLLELFVAFLQAYIFTFLAALFIGMAVHPH
- the atpE gene encoding ATP synthase F0 subunit C yields the protein MSYHTGGLSLNQLKGLSEENFTVAKWTKILVLVCLVLFVCAAPAMAQTGDVAEANHGFNIYLGTALGAGLIIIGAAMGIGKIGTAAVESMARQPEVAGNIQTAMIIAAALIEGATFFALIVLIIT
- the atpF gene encoding F0F1 ATP synthase subunit B; this encodes MMRTTLYSAIAMLLFANMGIPMLAPGVSLAFAAQVEADTPDPAEKPADDAATPAADPSHDAPAAEAPHEDAAGEDAAAAAAAAKEVTQKSPLAFDPDLAIVTLIIFLLLVVFLGKFAWGPIMTALDQREKSVADQLDQARRSADKADQTLKEYQAKLAAALEEAKQIGANARKDAEIVREKLLAEAQEAAARERQRAIEDIRLAKESALQELAQKSVDQAVALAGGIIRRELKAGDHSQLIREALEQFPSKN
- the atpH gene encoding ATP synthase F1 subunit delta, which translates into the protein MADNSQSSEGFQSGAEAVGAVYAKALLGAATNAGCRGVVLEELASLVDDVLVPLPQFAATLASPLVPHETKVQMLEKSFGGKMNATLLTFLKVVSQHGRLGFLKAMRREAVRLDNEECGRVEAQVVTAEPMTPELLDQVRTQLAAKLGREVVLNAKVDPQVLGGLVIRVGDTVYDGSLANQLQRVRRETLEQAALEIRQSISRFATEESTAS
- the atpA gene encoding F0F1 ATP synthase subunit alpha translates to MKFNASEISSIIQQEIEQFETQIDVREVGTVLEVGDGIARVYGLSNVMAGEMVEFPGGVIGLAFNLEENSVGIIILGDYLKIAEGDEVRSLGTLLSVPVGEAVIGRVLDPLGNPLDGRGPVNTTESRPVEVLAPGVSERQPVHEPLQTGLKAIDAMTPVGRGQRELIIGDRKTGKTAVAIDAIINQRNSGVKCFYVAIGQKASSIAGTIAQLREHGAMDYTTVIIAAADAPAPLQYVAPYAGTAMAEYFMHKGEHALIVYDDLSKQAVAYRQLSLLMRRPPGREAFPGDVFYCHSRLLERAAKMSAELGGGSITALPIIETLEGEVSAYIPTNVISITDGQIYLQPDLFFSGVRPAMNAGISVSRVGGAAQVKAMKNVAGGLRLDLASFRELEAFAQLGTDLDPVTQARLDRGYRMVEILKQAQYSPLNVVDQILIIFAANEGYLDKVPVTEVRQWEKDFVEFMHDRKADVWKLLDETKDQGDTLKKADNATTKAVVAALDEFAGSRKPAAAV